The DNA window GAAAGAAGTGCTTGATCAGTCCCACCAGTTTCGACAGCGCGAAGCCGCTCAGGCCCGCCAGCGGCAGGGACAGCAGCGCGGGCGCGCGGTCCTGCCAGAATTGCAGGGCCACCAGCGTGCCGAACGCGACGGTGAACAGCGCCCAGAGGTCCATGCCCAGCACGGTGAGGGGCACGGCGAGACGGTAGACGCGCATACGGAGCATAGGGTCTCCTCGGCGGGGTTGGGGCGCGGGACGCTCAGGGGGCCGGGGCGCCTGCGCCGGTCGCGCAGATGTTCGTGTTCGAGCCGGTGGCCAGCGACATGATCGAGCGGGCGCCGAGGATCACGGCGGCCCCCGCCAACGCGGCGATCAGGATGGAGGTGGACCTCTTGCCGCCTACCGCAAGGCTGATGCCCGCGACCACGATGGCGATCAACACCAGGCCGATGCCCACCGGGCCGCGCAGCCAGCCCGACATCGTGCAGATGCCCGTGTTGACCGTCGTGAAGGGACTGGTGTTCTCGGCCACGCCCTCACCCACGTCTGGGCCGTCCTGTGCCAGAGCCTCCTGCGACAGCGCTAGCACCGCCGCCGCCATCCCCCAGACGAAGCCCTGGCGAGGCGTGGTGGGGTGGGAACGGACTTGGCTCTCGGTCCAGTGTCGAAGGGTCAGACTGGCGGTGAACACCTGTTGCCCCGCCCGGTCTACAAACAAACGTGCCTTCTTGAGAACAACCGGCGTTGAATACATCTCTGTGCCCCCTTTATGCCGAACTACACTCCGATTATGAAAATCGACGAGCAGACCAGAGTGGAAATCCAACAGGCACTCGGCCACGGCGTCCCCGACCCGGGCGCGCCGGGCTTCGTCGCCTTCTATTCGCGGCTGGAAACCGAGCACCCCGAACTGGCGTCGCGCCTGATCGCCGGCCTGCGACACGACGAGGCGGGCGGCGAGACCGACGCGCGGGCTCTCTTTCCGGAGCAGGAGGCGCAGGCCCGCACCCGCGCCCAGGCCCGCTCGGTGCTTCGGCGGCTGTTCTACCGGCAAGACGACCTGACCGACGAGTGGTCGGTGAGCAAGGGCAAGGTGGGTCTGGCCGGCCTGCTGGGCGTGAGCCTGCTGCTGGGTCCCATGCTGCTGGCGGGGGGGGGGGGGGGGGGGGGGGCGGCTCCCCCCCCCCCCCCCCCC is part of the Deinococcus planocerae genome and encodes:
- a CDS encoding TrbC/VirB2 family protein, translating into MFVDRAGQQVFTASLTLRHWTESQVRSHPTTPRQGFVWGMAAAVLALSQEALAQDGPDVGEGVAENTSPFTTVNTGICTMSGWLRGPVGIGLVLIAIVVAGISLAVGGKRSTSILIAALAGAAVILGARSIMSLATGSNTNICATGAGAPAP